In one Myotis daubentonii chromosome 1, mMyoDau2.1, whole genome shotgun sequence genomic region, the following are encoded:
- the LOC132239625 gene encoding ribonuclease 4-like isoform X1, giving the protein MPAVSAELGTSKAVMALQKTLSLLLLSLLTLLGLGLVQPSYGLATYEGFQREHVDSTGTGGTNLYCNTMMQRRGMTRPRCKQFNTFIHEDIGTINNICNAPNIQCKDHRMNCHAGVVRVTDCRNTGGSSPYNCRYGARASTRRVVIACEGNPLVPVHFDR; this is encoded by the coding sequence gcACTTCCAAGGCAGTGATGGCTCTCCAGAAGACCCTTTCATTGCTTCTGCTCTCACTGCTGaccctgctggggctggggctggtgcagCCCTCCTATGGCCTGGCCACGTATGAAGGATTCCAGCGGGAACATGTGGACTCTACAGGGACAGGTGGCACCAACTTGTACTGCAACACGATGATGCAAAGACGTGGGATGACCAGGCCTAGGTGCAAGCAATTCAACACCTTCATCCACGAAGACATCGGGACCATTAATAACATCTGCAACGCCCCCAATATCCAGTGCAAGGATCACAGGATGAACTGCCATGCGGGTGTAGTGAGAGTCACAGACTGCAGAAATACAGGAGGTTCCTCGCCCTACAACTGCAGATatggggccagggccagcactAGGCGTGTTGTCATTGCCTGTGAGGGTAACCCCCTGGTGCCTGTGCACTTTGACAGATAG
- the LOC132239625 gene encoding ribonuclease 4-like isoform X2: MALQKTLSLLLLSLLTLLGLGLVQPSYGLATYEGFQREHVDSTGTGGTNLYCNTMMQRRGMTRPRCKQFNTFIHEDIGTINNICNAPNIQCKDHRMNCHAGVVRVTDCRNTGGSSPYNCRYGARASTRRVVIACEGNPLVPVHFDR; the protein is encoded by the coding sequence ATGGCTCTCCAGAAGACCCTTTCATTGCTTCTGCTCTCACTGCTGaccctgctggggctggggctggtgcagCCCTCCTATGGCCTGGCCACGTATGAAGGATTCCAGCGGGAACATGTGGACTCTACAGGGACAGGTGGCACCAACTTGTACTGCAACACGATGATGCAAAGACGTGGGATGACCAGGCCTAGGTGCAAGCAATTCAACACCTTCATCCACGAAGACATCGGGACCATTAATAACATCTGCAACGCCCCCAATATCCAGTGCAAGGATCACAGGATGAACTGCCATGCGGGTGTAGTGAGAGTCACAGACTGCAGAAATACAGGAGGTTCCTCGCCCTACAACTGCAGATatggggccagggccagcactAGGCGTGTTGTCATTGCCTGTGAGGGTAACCCCCTGGTGCCTGTGCACTTTGACAGATAG